AGTATGATACGATTGCGCTTGTTTCAACAGAAATAGGAATCGTTTTTGGGATAGTCGTGTTTACTACAGGACCTATCTGGGCGAGATTTGCTTGGAATACTTGGTGGAATTGGGAACCGAGACTAACAAGCGCGTTGATACTTTGGCTGACATATATCGGTTACCTTATTCTGAGGTCTGCCCTAGCGGAAGAAAAAAAACGGGTTTATTCCGCAGTCTTGGGCATTATTGGCTTCCTGAATGT
The window above is part of the Candidatus Poribacteria bacterium genome. Proteins encoded here:
- the ccsA gene encoding cytochrome c biogenesis protein CcsA → MTRTQLVGVLAAIFLFVAIYFVFSFAEIEMTMLEVQKIFYFHISSAFTLFLAFGVTCISSILYLIKRLDKYDTIALVSTEIGIVFGIVVFTTGPIWARFAWNTWWNWEPRLTSALILWLTYIGYLILRSALAEEKKRVYSAVLGIIGFLNV